A window of the Pseudomonas fluorescens genome harbors these coding sequences:
- a CDS encoding Vgb family protein, with protein MKQASAEILREYGPFEGIDGVHGVTFDGRQVWFASDGQLNALDPASGETVRTIKVGADGGTAFDGQHLYQIADRRIHKIDPATGRVLHTIPAPGDGGDSGMAWAEGSLWVGQYRDRKIHQIDPDTGKILRTLESNRFVTGVTWVDGALWHGTWEGDESEIRRVDPSNGEVLESLALPSGIGVSGLEADGAERFYCGGGNSGRVRAVRRPK; from the coding sequence ATGAAACAGGCAAGCGCAGAAATCCTTCGTGAATACGGCCCGTTCGAAGGCATCGACGGTGTCCACGGCGTGACCTTCGATGGCCGGCAAGTCTGGTTCGCCAGCGATGGTCAGCTCAACGCACTCGATCCGGCCAGCGGCGAAACGGTGCGTACGATCAAGGTCGGCGCCGATGGCGGGACCGCGTTCGACGGCCAGCACCTGTACCAGATCGCCGACCGCCGAATTCACAAGATCGACCCGGCCACCGGGCGCGTGCTCCACACCATTCCGGCTCCGGGCGATGGTGGCGATTCAGGCATGGCCTGGGCCGAGGGATCGTTGTGGGTGGGGCAATACCGCGACCGCAAGATCCATCAGATCGATCCGGACACCGGGAAAATCCTCCGCACCCTCGAATCCAATCGTTTTGTCACCGGCGTCACCTGGGTCGACGGCGCGCTGTGGCATGGCACCTGGGAAGGCGATGAAAGCGAGATCCGGCGAGTCGACCCGAGCAACGGCGAGGTGCTGGAAAGCCTGGCGCTGCCCAGCGGAATCGGCGTCTCCGGGCTGGAGGCCGATGGCGCCGAGCGCTTCTATTGTGGCGGCGGGAACAGTGGCAGAGTGCGGGCGGTGCGCCGGCCGAAGTAA
- a CDS encoding CAP domain-containing protein, protein MRHAVRSSRFVSLCLFILSPLLSPSAHAGAERQLVAAINDYRAHPQRCDRRPAQRLAPLTLKSNLALPVGYGYGGGLRERLKDSGYAAVAVRSIRIVGAQDAEEAFEMLQDDYCGALLDGQYADIGVSRARSEWQVVLARPVLDSRVGDNRSVGKALLAEVNAARARPRMCGRQRFAAARPLSWNPALGAAAQGHSKAMAYGNYFAHRDPDGDGPADRARAAGYRGRQIGENIAAGQSSPGKAMAGWLASPGHCANLMNPMFTQVGAGFASEARSDEGVYWTMLFGAQ, encoded by the coding sequence ATGCGCCACGCCGTTCGTTCGTCTCGCTTCGTTTCGCTGTGCCTGTTTATCCTTTCTCCCCTGCTATCGCCCTCTGCCCACGCCGGCGCAGAGCGGCAACTGGTGGCCGCCATCAACGACTACCGCGCCCATCCGCAACGTTGTGACCGGCGACCCGCCCAACGGCTGGCGCCGCTGACGCTGAAGTCGAACCTGGCGTTGCCGGTCGGTTATGGCTACGGCGGTGGATTGCGCGAACGATTGAAAGATTCCGGCTACGCGGCCGTGGCGGTGCGCAGCATCCGGATCGTCGGTGCGCAGGACGCCGAAGAGGCGTTCGAAATGCTGCAAGACGATTACTGCGGCGCGTTGCTCGACGGTCAATACGCCGACATCGGCGTCAGCCGCGCCCGCAGCGAATGGCAAGTGGTGCTGGCCCGGCCAGTGCTCGACAGCCGCGTCGGCGACAACCGCAGCGTCGGCAAGGCCTTGCTGGCCGAAGTCAACGCCGCCCGCGCCCGACCGCGTATGTGCGGTCGTCAGCGCTTCGCCGCCGCCCGGCCGTTGAGCTGGAACCCGGCGCTCGGCGCCGCCGCTCAGGGCCACAGCAAGGCCATGGCCTACGGCAACTATTTCGCCCACCGCGACCCGGACGGCGACGGTCCGGCAGATCGCGCCCGAGCGGCCGGTTACCGTGGCCGGCAGATCGGCGAAAACATCGCCGCCGGGCAAAGCTCACCGGGCAAGGCCATGGCCGGCTGGCTGGCCAGCCCCGGACACTGCGCCAACCTGATGAACCCGATGTTCACCCAGGTCGGCGCCGGGTTTGCCAGTGAGGCGCGCAGTGATGAAGGGGTTTACTGGACGATGCTGTTCGGGGCGCAATGA
- a CDS encoding alpha/beta hydrolase, whose product MSRTLLSLVALIVAVYLILCAALFVFQRALIYFPQPASLDSPESRLTLAMPDAEIRVTVRERAGSRALIYFGGNAEDVSRNLPEFSEAFPEYSLYLLHYRGFGGSGGSPSEEAIAEDALALFDQVYASHPQVALLGRSLGSGVAVRLASQRPAERLILVTPYNSLEEIAARQYPWVPVQWLLKDRFRSGQYAAHIRVPTLLLAASDDEVIPRASTERLLHSFPDGVATLKVVADSAHNSISERPQYLQWIEEVLNR is encoded by the coding sequence ATGTCCAGAACCCTGTTGTCACTCGTCGCATTGATCGTCGCCGTGTACCTGATCCTGTGCGCGGCGCTGTTCGTTTTTCAGCGGGCGCTGATCTATTTTCCCCAGCCCGCCAGCCTCGATTCACCGGAGTCTCGGTTGACGCTGGCCATGCCCGACGCCGAGATCCGCGTGACGGTGCGCGAGCGCGCCGGCTCCCGAGCGTTGATCTATTTCGGCGGCAATGCCGAGGACGTTTCGCGCAACCTGCCGGAGTTTTCCGAGGCGTTTCCTGAATATTCGTTGTATTTGCTGCATTACCGGGGTTTTGGCGGCAGCGGCGGCTCGCCCTCCGAAGAGGCGATCGCCGAGGACGCGCTGGCGCTGTTCGATCAGGTGTATGCCAGTCATCCGCAGGTTGCGCTGCTGGGGCGCAGCCTCGGTTCCGGGGTCGCGGTGCGGCTGGCCAGCCAGCGGCCGGCGGAGCGGCTGATTCTGGTCACGCCCTACAACAGCCTTGAAGAAATTGCCGCCCGGCAGTACCCGTGGGTGCCGGTGCAGTGGTTGCTCAAGGATCGTTTCCGGTCAGGTCAGTACGCGGCGCACATCCGCGTGCCGACGCTGCTGCTGGCGGCGAGCGATGACGAAGTGATTCCACGGGCCAGCACCGAACGCTTGCTGCACAGTTTCCCCGACGGTGTGGCGACACTCAAAGTGGTGGCGGATTCGGCACACAATTCGATTTCCGAACGACCGCAATATCTGCAATGGATCGAGGAGGTGTTGAATCGCTGA
- a CDS encoding aldo/keto reductase, whose product MNHTEGYSRRRLLTLAAGVSAVFTFDRALAAITSPNATGAQTMQTRAIPSSSEPLPLVGLGTYRGFDVGPGDPVYKQLPAVLGELFKKGGTVIDSSPMYGRAEETTGELLSIHEPRSPAFLATKVWTRGREEGIAQMEQSFSLLRTERIDLMQIHNLLDWQTHLPTLREWKEQGRIRYIGITHYTPSAYDEVEAVLKAEPLDFLQINYALDDRGVEKRILPLCRERGVAVICNRPFGGGDLLARLKGKPLPGWAAQVGAKSWPQLALKFLLAHPAVTCVIPGTSNPLYMADNAGAGFGLMLTDAQRQQLIALVS is encoded by the coding sequence ATGAACCACACTGAGGGATATTCCCGCCGCCGGTTGCTGACGCTGGCAGCCGGGGTGTCAGCGGTTTTCACTTTTGACCGGGCGCTGGCCGCCATTACGTCGCCGAACGCCACAGGAGCCCAGACCATGCAGACCCGCGCCATCCCTTCGAGCTCCGAGCCACTGCCGCTGGTGGGATTGGGCACTTATCGCGGTTTCGACGTCGGTCCCGGCGATCCGGTCTACAAACAATTGCCGGCGGTGCTCGGCGAGCTGTTCAAAAAGGGTGGCACGGTGATCGACAGCTCGCCGATGTATGGCCGTGCCGAGGAAACCACCGGTGAATTGCTGTCGATCCACGAACCGCGCTCGCCGGCGTTTCTGGCGACCAAGGTCTGGACCCGTGGCCGCGAGGAAGGCATCGCGCAGATGGAGCAGTCGTTCAGCCTGCTGCGCACAGAACGCATCGACCTGATGCAGATCCACAACCTGCTCGACTGGCAAACCCATCTGCCGACCCTGCGCGAATGGAAAGAGCAGGGCCGCATCCGCTACATCGGCATCACCCACTACACACCGTCGGCCTATGACGAGGTCGAAGCCGTGCTCAAGGCCGAACCGTTGGATTTCCTGCAAATCAATTACGCGCTCGATGATCGCGGGGTCGAGAAACGCATCCTGCCGCTGTGCCGCGAGCGTGGGGTGGCAGTGATCTGCAACCGACCGTTCGGTGGCGGCGACCTGCTCGCGCGGCTCAAGGGTAAACCACTGCCGGGTTGGGCGGCGCAAGTCGGGGCCAAGAGCTGGCCGCAACTGGCGCTGAAATTTCTGCTGGCGCATCCGGCGGTAACTTGTGTGATTCCTGGCACGAGCAATCCGCTGTACATGGCCGACAATGCCGGCGCCGGGTTCGGGCTGATGCTGACCGATGCGCAGCGGCAGCAGTTGATTGCGTTGGTGAGTTAG
- the paoA gene encoding aldehyde dehydrogenase iron-sulfur subunit PaoA yields MNDHPPLAISRRRFLILGAVTATAFAMPPFISLKAYAATLEQPAMANVTIDVNGKPQTLEIDTRTTLLDALREHLHLTGSKKGCDHGQCGACTVIVDGRRINSCLTLAVMQDGAKVTTIEGLGMPDHLHPMQAAFIKHDGYQCGYCTPGQICSAVAVLQEIRDGIPSHASASLTEPPQLIARELQERMSGNICRCGAYSNIIEAISEVAEVPA; encoded by the coding sequence ATGAACGACCATCCGCCGTTGGCGATTTCCCGACGCCGTTTCCTGATTCTCGGGGCCGTGACCGCGACTGCGTTCGCGATGCCGCCCTTCATCAGCCTCAAGGCCTACGCGGCCACTCTGGAGCAACCGGCTATGGCCAACGTGACAATTGATGTCAACGGCAAGCCACAGACACTGGAGATTGATACCCGCACCACCCTGCTCGATGCGCTGCGCGAACACCTGCACCTGACCGGCAGCAAAAAGGGCTGCGACCACGGTCAGTGCGGCGCCTGCACGGTGATCGTCGACGGCCGGCGAATCAATTCGTGCCTGACCCTGGCAGTGATGCAGGACGGCGCCAAAGTCACCACCATCGAAGGCCTCGGCATGCCGGACCACCTGCATCCGATGCAGGCGGCGTTCATCAAGCATGACGGTTACCAGTGCGGCTACTGCACGCCGGGGCAGATCTGTTCGGCAGTGGCGGTACTGCAGGAAATCCGCGACGGCATCCCCAGCCACGCCAGCGCCAGCCTCACCGAACCGCCGCAACTGATCGCCAGAGAATTGCAGGAACGCATGAGCGGCAACATCTGCCGCTGCGGCGCCTACTCGAACATCATCGAAGCCATCAGCGAAGTCGCGGAGGTGCCAGCATGA
- a CDS encoding FAD binding domain-containing protein codes for MRAFNYSRADSPAAAAAQAAQIEGARFIAGGTNLLDLMKLDIETPQQLIDVNHLGLDRIEATDDGGLRIGALVRNTDLAADSRVRKDYALLTRALLAGASGQLRNMATTAGNLLQRTRCPYFYDTNQACNKRKPGSGCAAIGGVSRQLGIIGVSDACIATHPSDMAIAMRALDAQIETLKADGSTRRIAMADFHQLPGTTPNVETSLTPGELITAVTLPAPVGGTHVYHKVRDRSSYAFALVSVGLILQKDGSGRIAVGGIAPKPWRVEAAEALLPQGAKAVSERLLDGATPTADNQFKVTLVERTIASVLAQARDEA; via the coding sequence ATGAGAGCGTTCAACTACAGCCGCGCCGACTCTCCTGCCGCTGCCGCTGCCCAAGCCGCGCAAATCGAAGGCGCGCGTTTCATCGCCGGCGGCACCAACCTGCTGGACTTGATGAAACTCGACATCGAAACGCCCCAGCAGCTGATTGACGTCAATCACCTGGGCCTCGACCGGATCGAAGCGACCGACGACGGCGGCTTGCGCATCGGCGCACTGGTGCGCAACACCGATCTGGCCGCCGACAGTCGCGTCCGGAAAGACTACGCGCTGCTCACTCGCGCCTTGCTCGCAGGCGCTTCGGGCCAGTTGCGCAACATGGCGACCACCGCCGGCAATCTGCTCCAACGCACGCGCTGTCCGTATTTCTACGACACCAATCAGGCCTGCAATAAACGCAAACCCGGCAGTGGATGCGCGGCAATTGGCGGTGTCAGTCGACAGCTCGGCATCATCGGTGTCAGCGACGCCTGCATTGCGACCCATCCGAGTGACATGGCGATTGCGATGCGTGCGCTGGATGCCCAGATCGAAACGCTCAAGGCCGATGGCAGCACCCGGCGCATCGCCATGGCGGACTTCCATCAATTGCCCGGCACCACCCCGAATGTCGAAACCAGTCTGACGCCCGGCGAACTGATTACCGCTGTCACCCTGCCCGCGCCAGTGGGCGGCACCCATGTCTATCACAAGGTGCGCGACCGCTCGTCGTACGCCTTCGCCCTGGTTTCCGTCGGCCTGATCCTGCAGAAGGATGGCAGCGGTCGCATCGCCGTCGGCGGCATCGCGCCGAAACCCTGGCGGGTCGAAGCGGCGGAAGCCCTGTTGCCGCAAGGCGCGAAAGCCGTCAGCGAGCGCCTGCTCGACGGCGCCACGCCCACCGCTGACAACCAGTTCAAAGTGACGCTGGTCGAGCGCACGATTGCCTCGGTGCTGGCCCAAGCGAGGGACGAAGCATGA
- the paoC gene encoding aldehyde oxidoreductase molybdenum-binding subunit PaoC: MKFDTPATTNPIDQLNVIGKPTDRIEGPLKTSGQAPYAYEQHEAVKNQAYGVMVGSAIAKGRITRIDLDAARAAPGVLTIVTAANAGKLGKGKYNAAHLLAGPQVQHYHQAVALVVAETFEQARAAAQLVNVEYAADKGQFDLASVRDQGVEPKEELPDVTHGDFASAFAAAPVQFDQTYTTPDQSHAMMEPHATLAAWKGDQVTLWTSNQMIAWSVGDIATTLGLPKENVRLISPYIGGGFGGKLFIRADSILAALGARLANRPVKVALARPQIANNTTHRPATVQRIRMGATADGKLIAIAHEGWSGNLEDGKVEVAAQPSQLLYAAENRLVSMRLTPLDLPEGNAMRAPGETPGLMALEIAMDEMAEQLKLDPIQFRILNDTQVDPVKTERPFSQRRLIECLQTGAERFGWDKRNATPGNRREGRWLIGMGVAAAIRNNLLVKSGARVRLERDGKITVETDMTDIGTGSYTIIAQTAAEVMGVGLDNVVVHLGDSNFPVSSGSGGQFGANCSTAGVYAACMKLREAVAAKLGMSAGEAQFADGHVRLGSKNVPLREAAQHAAIEVEDSIEFADLAKQYQQSTFGAHFVEVAVDAATGEVRVRRMLAVCAAGRILNPKSARSQVIGAMTMGVGAALMEELAVDKRQGFFVNHDLAGYEVPVHADIPHQEVIFLDETDPISSPMKAKGVGELGICGVSAAVANAIYNATGARVREYPITLDKILDALPPMI, from the coding sequence ATGAAATTCGACACGCCCGCCACGACCAACCCGATTGATCAGCTGAACGTCATCGGCAAACCCACCGACCGCATCGAAGGCCCGTTGAAGACCAGCGGCCAGGCGCCTTACGCCTATGAGCAACATGAAGCCGTGAAGAATCAGGCCTATGGCGTGATGGTCGGTTCGGCCATCGCCAAAGGGCGCATCACCCGTATCGATCTGGATGCCGCCCGCGCCGCGCCGGGGGTGCTGACCATCGTCACCGCCGCCAACGCCGGCAAGCTCGGCAAAGGCAAATACAACGCCGCGCACCTGCTGGCCGGACCGCAAGTGCAGCACTATCACCAGGCCGTGGCGCTGGTGGTCGCCGAAACGTTCGAACAGGCACGGGCCGCCGCGCAATTGGTCAACGTCGAATATGCGGCCGACAAAGGTCAGTTTGATCTGGCCAGCGTGCGCGATCAGGGTGTGGAACCGAAAGAAGAACTGCCGGACGTCACCCACGGCGATTTCGCCAGCGCCTTCGCCGCCGCGCCCGTGCAATTCGACCAGACCTACACCACGCCGGATCAGTCCCACGCCATGATGGAGCCCCACGCGACACTCGCTGCCTGGAAAGGCGATCAGGTGACGCTCTGGACTTCCAACCAGATGATCGCCTGGAGCGTCGGCGACATCGCCACCACCCTCGGCCTGCCCAAGGAAAATGTGCGGTTGATCTCGCCGTACATTGGCGGCGGTTTCGGCGGCAAGCTATTCATTCGTGCCGACTCGATCCTCGCCGCCCTCGGCGCACGTCTGGCGAACCGGCCAGTGAAGGTCGCCCTCGCCCGTCCGCAGATCGCCAATAACACCACCCACCGCCCCGCTACCGTCCAGCGGATTCGCATGGGCGCGACGGCGGACGGCAAACTCATCGCCATCGCCCATGAAGGCTGGTCGGGCAATCTTGAAGACGGCAAGGTCGAAGTCGCGGCCCAGCCGAGCCAGTTGCTCTACGCCGCAGAAAATCGCCTGGTGAGCATGCGTCTGACGCCGCTGGATCTTCCGGAGGGCAACGCCATGCGCGCGCCCGGTGAAACGCCGGGGCTGATGGCGCTGGAGATCGCCATGGACGAGATGGCGGAACAGCTCAAACTCGATCCGATCCAGTTCCGCATCCTTAACGACACGCAGGTCGATCCGGTGAAAACCGAGCGGCCGTTCTCCCAGCGGCGGCTGATCGAATGCCTGCAAACCGGCGCCGAACGCTTTGGCTGGGATAAACGCAATGCAACGCCCGGCAATCGTCGCGAAGGTCGCTGGCTGATCGGCATGGGCGTCGCGGCGGCGATTCGCAACAACCTGCTGGTGAAGTCCGGTGCGCGGGTGCGGCTCGAGCGCGACGGCAAGATCACCGTGGAAACCGACATGACGGACATCGGCACCGGCAGCTACACGATCATTGCCCAGACTGCCGCCGAAGTGATGGGCGTCGGTCTCGACAATGTGGTCGTGCATTTGGGCGATTCGAATTTTCCGGTGTCGTCTGGCTCCGGCGGCCAGTTCGGCGCCAATTGCTCGACCGCCGGGGTCTACGCGGCGTGCATGAAACTGCGCGAAGCGGTCGCGGCAAAACTCGGCATGAGCGCGGGTGAAGCGCAGTTTGCCGACGGCCACGTGCGACTGGGCAGCAAAAACGTGCCGTTACGTGAGGCCGCGCAACACGCCGCAATCGAAGTCGAGGACAGCATCGAATTCGCCGACCTCGCCAAGCAGTACCAGCAATCGACCTTCGGCGCGCACTTCGTCGAAGTCGCCGTCGATGCGGCCACCGGCGAAGTCCGAGTGCGACGCATGCTCGCCGTCTGCGCCGCCGGGCGGATTCTCAATCCGAAATCGGCCCGCAGTCAGGTGATCGGCGCGATGACCATGGGCGTCGGCGCGGCATTGATGGAAGAACTCGCGGTGGACAAGCGCCAGGGCTTTTTCGTCAATCATGACCTGGCGGGCTACGAGGTGCCGGTGCACGCCGACATTCCGCATCAGGAGGTGATATTCCTCGATGAAACCGACCCGATTTCATCGCCGATGAAAGCCAAGGGGGTCGGTGAGCTGGGGATTTGCGGTGTGAGTGCGGCGGTGGCGAATGCGATCTACAACGCCACGGGCGCACGGGTGCGGGAGTATCCGATTACCCTGGACAAGATTCTGGATGCGTTGCCGCCGATGATCTGA
- a CDS encoding helix-turn-helix domain-containing protein: MDSLINAAGRALAVGDPLAALNFVALREDPPALALRGIAMAQLGDMTRAKTLLQRAVKAFCANEPLSRARCVVAEAEVALAARDLGWPVNGLEAARQILQDHGDGVNAAHARCLQIRRLLLIGQLEAAEELLGELDPAQLPPALRTVHELMTAGIALRRVQAHKAQTALERAQRAAQSAAIPALSAEIEHARQILEAPAARLIVAGQVQAVTLAQVETLFTSPTLVVDACRYSVRGAGMTVALATRPVLFNLARRLAEAWPEGVSRETLIAEAFRLKLDDESHRVRLRVEIGRLRAALRPLAGIIATPRGYALVAQHVALLTLPNEDRHAALLALLADGEAWSSSALALASGNSQRQVQRALETLAAQDKVQSFGVGRARRWLTPPLPGFATILLLPVSLGNG; the protein is encoded by the coding sequence ATGGACTCGCTGATCAACGCCGCCGGCCGCGCACTGGCGGTGGGTGATCCGTTGGCGGCGCTGAATTTCGTTGCCCTGCGCGAAGACCCTCCAGCGCTGGCCCTGCGTGGGATCGCCATGGCGCAACTTGGTGACATGACGCGGGCCAAGACGTTGTTGCAACGGGCAGTAAAGGCGTTCTGCGCCAACGAGCCTCTGTCCCGGGCGCGCTGCGTGGTGGCCGAGGCCGAGGTGGCGCTGGCGGCGCGGGATCTGGGCTGGCCGGTCAACGGGCTGGAAGCGGCGCGACAAATCTTGCAGGATCATGGCGATGGCGTGAATGCTGCGCACGCACGCTGTCTGCAGATTCGTCGGTTGCTGCTGATCGGCCAACTGGAAGCGGCTGAAGAGCTGCTCGGTGAACTCGATCCTGCACAGCTACCCCCGGCCCTGCGCACCGTCCATGAACTGATGACCGCCGGAATCGCTTTGCGTCGGGTCCAGGCGCACAAGGCGCAAACAGCGCTGGAACGCGCACAGCGGGCGGCGCAGTCGGCTGCTATTCCAGCGTTGTCGGCGGAAATCGAACACGCCCGGCAAATCCTCGAAGCTCCCGCTGCCCGATTGATCGTTGCCGGTCAGGTGCAAGCGGTGACACTTGCGCAAGTTGAAACGTTGTTCACCTCACCGACGCTGGTGGTGGATGCCTGTCGCTACAGCGTGCGCGGTGCCGGAATGACCGTGGCGCTGGCCACGCGGCCGGTGTTGTTCAATCTCGCTCGGCGGCTTGCCGAAGCCTGGCCCGAAGGGGTGTCCCGAGAGACGCTGATCGCCGAAGCCTTTCGCTTGAAACTCGATGATGAATCCCATCGCGTCCGATTGCGGGTCGAGATCGGCCGGTTGCGTGCGGCGCTGCGTCCGCTAGCCGGAATCATTGCAACCCCTCGCGGCTATGCGCTGGTTGCACAGCACGTCGCGCTGCTCACGCTACCAAACGAGGACAGACACGCCGCGTTGCTGGCCCTGCTCGCTGATGGCGAAGCGTGGTCGAGTTCAGCGCTGGCACTTGCGTCGGGCAACAGCCAGCGACAAGTGCAGCGAGCGCTGGAAACGTTGGCGGCGCAAGACAAGGTCCAGTCGTTCGGCGTTGGCCGTGCACGTCGCTGGCTGACGCCGCCGTTGCCGGGTTTCGCGACGATCTTGTTACTCCCGGTGTCGCTGGGCAATGGCTAG